The genomic window AATAACAATGACACCAACAGTTTCATTCATTTGTATTTTCAAAAATCTGATCATATTTCCGGGTCCAGTGTAACTGCGAACCTCCGGCAATAAACATCGAGACTGCAATTGCTTCCGCAATCTCATCCTCGGTTGCACCATTATCTTTTGCGCGGGAAGCATGAATTTCTACACATTTTTCACATCTCATAAGGACCGATGAAGAAACAGCGATCAATTCTTTTGTCTTTGTGTCCAGAGCGCTGTCCTTGAAAAGCGATGCACGCATGTCTGCAAATGCGTTTGCAGTTTCCGGTAATTTATCGGTAAGAAATTTCATTAATTATCTCCTGATAGGTTATAACGAACAAGAATATAGATAATTATTGCTAACTCAAAACAATACAATTACGCTTCCAATTCTTTAAATTTCAATGTCCACTTCATAAACAGCTTCGATATTTTCCTTATGGACTTTCCAGAAAACTTCTTCCCCATAGGTTTCAACAAGTTTCAGGGTTCGCCGGGGAATTGTTTTTGGACCAAGTACTGCACCGGGACGTTGCGGATCATCAATATAATCTGTCTCCATCATGAAACGGCTACCCTGTTCAAGGGCCTTTTCAATTGCTCCTTTGCCGGCAAGTACACCTGGATACAGGCCTATTCTTTCACAGACATCCACAAGTGGAGGTGCATAATGCTTCACAACCTTCTCCAGAGGGATACCAACACTTTTGGCCCTGCTGGCAATATCCTCCAGCTCAGCTTCCCCCACACTTTCGGTATGCAGCTGGACAGCACATCCCAGATCTTTACCCAGGGAAAAAGCATGAGACATTATTGAGTTAGAAGCCTGCCACACCTCATCTGAGACAGGATAATGAGGACGTCCGCTTTTCAATCCCACAGCAAGGCCTTCGTTTACATATTCAGATGCAATCTCCAGACCCGCTTTCATAAGGGAGGTGGCATTTTCAAGTTCCATTCTTTCACATAGTTTGGTGATTTCTGCCGGATGTACACCAAGCACCGGGAAAGCACCAACCCCGATTTCATTGATCTGGCGGACAATATCCACAGTTTCATCAAATACAACACGATAGTCATCCGGTTTTACAACTTCGACCCCAAGAGTCCATGTCGGTTTGGAGACCACCATCATATGAGTCCCGCCTGCATTCTGGAATTGTTTTACAGCATCAATACCCTTTGCTCGTGGGTCAATATGTATATGCTCATCAGTAATAGGAATGTTAGGGGACATGAAAGAAAGTATGATCCCCTGCAATATAAAAATACTGAGGAAATGAAATTAGCTCAATTAATCTAATAAACCTCCCCATATCATCAAAAATATAAACTATAATTATTGCGGTCAACCGGGCAGATAGCATATATATGATGGAGACATTACAGGGGCACATCTAGCCTTATAAACATAAGTAATTATAGAAGTGATTAAAATGAGTAAAACTGCAGCAGTTATTAAAGGAGACGGAGTCGGGCCGGAACTTGTCGATGCCATGCTTAAAGTAGCAAAGGCAGCAGGCACGGATGTGGAGTTTGTACCCTGTGAAGCCGGTGCCGCCTGGTGGGAGGAAAACGGTGGAAATTCCCTAATTCCCGATGAGACATGGGGAATACTGGAAAGCTCCGATGCCTGTTTCAAAGGACCAACTACCACACCCGGAGGTGCAGGTTCTCCAAAAAGTGTCGCAGTATCAATCAGGCAGAAATACAATCTTTACGCAAATGTCCGTCCTACAAAAACATTCCCCAACACAAATACACCCCTTGGTGAGGTTGACTTTATCTGTGTACGTGAAGGAACGGAAGGAATGTACATAGGAGAAGAAGTTAAACTGACGGATGATGTGTATATCGCACTGCGTAAAGTTACCCGGCCGGCCTGCCGTAGCATTGCAAGGTATGCCTTTGAAGAAGCAAAAAAACGTGGATATGACACGGTCGTTCCAATCCACAAAAGCAACATTCTCAAACAAACATGCGGAACTTTCCTGGAAGAAGTCGAGAATATAGGTAAAGAATATCCCGATATTGACATCTGGGAATACCATATCGACAATATTGCCCAGCAACTTATCAAGAACCCGCAACTTTTCAACAAGAAAGTATTGCTTTCCACAAACCTGTTCATGGATGTTATCAGCGAGGAATGCTCCGCTCTTATAGGAAGTATCGGCCTAATATATTCCGCAAACATCGGGGACAATTATGCAATGTTCGAACCTGCACACGGCTCAGCACCGAAATATGCAGGAGAAGATAAAGTAAATCCTGTTGCAACAATTCTTGCAGGTGCCTGGATGCTTGACTACCTCGGAGAAAAAGACAATGCAAATGCTATTTTCAAAGCAACGGAAGAAGTCATTTCCGAAGGTAAGTATGTAACTTACGATATGGGCGGCAGTGCAAAACTCAGTGAAATGACAGATGCTATTGTCAGCAAAATTAAATAAAAACAGTAAATATGTATAAGGTTGATAATTACCTTATACATCTTTCTTCTTTCTTGAAAGGGGATCTGGTACAAATTCACCAGAATAGGCACTTTCCCTGCTCATGTTCTTTTCTACAACTGGTTCGAACAAGAAATATTTCTCGACATAACCCTGGATTTCCTCATCAGAGATACAGGATACACGCTTTTCATTGTCATAGAGTGCCTGGATATCCTTCTGTATGGATTTAAGCCTGGGGTCCTTTTTCTCCACAGTGATTTGTACATCAAGTAATTCCCTCAGGGTTTCCTGAATCTTATACCTTAAGACCTCGGTACCTGAGGAATCGCCTACAAGGAATATACGTTCTCCACCCACAACCTCCGGGGGATATGGTTCGTATGTGAAAGGATTCTTAATAGCACCGGCAGCATGTATACCTGACTCGTGAGAGAATACATTCTTACCAACCACGGCTTTATTACGTGGTACACGTATACCGATTTCTTTTTGCATGAATTCAGAGAATTCAGTTATGACATCAAGATTATATTTATCAAAGCCTTCTACCCTTTGGCCCAGGAACAAAAGCAATTTTTCCATTTCAGCATTTCCGGCCCTTTCACCTATACCCATAAATGTTACATTGGACCAGTTTGCACCATACCAGTAAGCTGCCATAGAATTTGCAAAAGCGAAACCAAAATCATCATGGCAGTGGCTTTCGATGTTTTTAACACCAATCTCATCTTTGAGATATTTGGTAATTGAGGGAATACCATAGGGTTCGTCCACTCCATCAAAAGGTATTCCATAGCCGATGGTGTCGCACACCCTTATGGTACATTCCGGGTCAATTTCCATTATCTTCTCAA from Methanohalophilus halophilus includes these protein-coding regions:
- a CDS encoding homocitrate synthase/isopropylmalate synthase family protein: MKVYKDYGDLPKIKLPLDQEVCISDSTIRDGAQMPGIVLKSGHKVRIYDYLHEIGIEKLETFVYNERDRKAIELMLDRGYEVPEVTGWARAKTEDIDKVLQIGGLNETGILMSVSDVHILEKMGLPSREAAEDRYLEALQYAVDHGLATRAHVEDMTRADNYGFVYPMIEKIMEIDPECTIRVCDTIGYGIPFDGVDEPYGIPSITKYLKDEIGVKNIESHCHDDFGFAFANSMAAYWYGANWSNVTFMGIGERAGNAEMEKLLLFLGQRVEGFDKYNLDVITEFSEFMQKEIGIRVPRNKAVVGKNVFSHESGIHAAGAIKNPFTYEPYPPEVVGGERIFLVGDSSGTEVLRYKIQETLRELLDVQITVEKKDPRLKSIQKDIQALYDNEKRVSCISDEEIQGYVEKYFLFEPVVEKNMSRESAYSGEFVPDPLSRKKKDV
- a CDS encoding carboxymuconolactone decarboxylase family protein, whose protein sequence is MKFLTDKLPETANAFADMRASLFKDSALDTKTKELIAVSSSVLMRCEKCVEIHASRAKDNGATEDEIAEAIAVSMFIAGGSQLHWTRKYDQIFENTNE
- a CDS encoding isocitrate/isopropylmalate dehydrogenase family protein gives rise to the protein MSKTAAVIKGDGVGPELVDAMLKVAKAAGTDVEFVPCEAGAAWWEENGGNSLIPDETWGILESSDACFKGPTTTPGGAGSPKSVAVSIRQKYNLYANVRPTKTFPNTNTPLGEVDFICVREGTEGMYIGEEVKLTDDVYIALRKVTRPACRSIARYAFEEAKKRGYDTVVPIHKSNILKQTCGTFLEEVENIGKEYPDIDIWEYHIDNIAQQLIKNPQLFNKKVLLSTNLFMDVISEECSALIGSIGLIYSANIGDNYAMFEPAHGSAPKYAGEDKVNPVATILAGAWMLDYLGEKDNANAIFKATEEVISEGKYVTYDMGGSAKLSEMTDAIVSKIK
- a CDS encoding TatD family hydrolase, encoding MSPNIPITDEHIHIDPRAKGIDAVKQFQNAGGTHMMVVSKPTWTLGVEVVKPDDYRVVFDETVDIVRQINEIGVGAFPVLGVHPAEITKLCERMELENATSLMKAGLEIASEYVNEGLAVGLKSGRPHYPVSDEVWQASNSIMSHAFSLGKDLGCAVQLHTESVGEAELEDIASRAKSVGIPLEKVVKHYAPPLVDVCERIGLYPGVLAGKGAIEKALEQGSRFMMETDYIDDPQRPGAVLGPKTIPRRTLKLVETYGEEVFWKVHKENIEAVYEVDIEI